A window of Pseudomonas denitrificans (nom. rej.) genomic DNA:
TGCCGGCACAGGCGCGGCACGGCGCTCACACCCAGCCCTTCGGCCACCATCCGGCCCACGGTCACCAACTGATGGCTTTCGAACGCCACCGGCAGTCGCCCCTGCAACCGGTCTTCCAGTAGCAGACGCACGGCTGACGGGCGTTGCAGGGTAATGAAATGGTCTTCCAGCAACTGCTCCCAGGTGATCCGGGATTCGTTCGCCAGCGCTGAATCCGCTGGCAGCACCGCGACGAAACGGTCGGTGTAGAAAGGCGTGAAGGTCAGCCCGTCGAGGCTGTCCGGCTCCAGGGCGATGCCCAGTTCCACCCGGTGGTTGCGCACCATCTCCAGCACCTGCTCGTTGATCACGTCGTGTACCGCCACGTTCACCTTCGGGTGGCGGTCGCGGAAGGTGCGCAGCACGGCGGGCAGCAGGTTGCCGGCGAAGGAGGGCATGGCGGCGATGGAGACCCTGCCCAGTTGCAGGGTGAAGTGCTGGTGCATCACTTCCTCGGCGTTGTCCCAGTCCGCCAGCAGGCGGCGTGCCAGGGGCAGCAGTGTTTCGCCCTCCGGCGTCAGCGCCACGCTGCGGGTGGTGCGCACCAGCAACTGGCCGCCCAGGGACTCTTCCAGGCTCTTGATCGCCAGGCTCAGTGCCGGCTGCGACAGGTGCAGGCGCTCACAGGCCTGGGCGAAGCTCAGGCCCTGGGCGACGGCGAGGAAGGCGCGCAGTTGCTTCACAGTCATATTGATAAGAAAACCATATCAATCAATTGGAAAAACAAACTTAACAAATCAGTCGCCGCCGGTGAAGCTGCAGACGCTCTCTGACCACTGAGTCGGACATTCCAAATACAAGAGGCAGCAGCAACATGGCAGGACTCGACAAGCGTGTAGGCAGTTACGAGGAAGCCCTCGCCGGGCTCACCGACGACATGACGGTACTGGCGGGCGGATTCGGCATCTGCGGCATCCCGGAAAACCTCATCGCGCACATCCGCAAGCTGGGCGTGAAGGGCCTGACCGTGGTCTCCAACAATTGCGGCATCGACGGCTTCGGCCTCGGCGTGCTGCTGGAGGACCGCCAGATCCGCAAGATGATCGCGTCCTACGTTGGCGAGAACGCGCTGTTCGAGCAGCAGCTGCTGTCCGGTGAGCTGGAGGTCGAACTGACCCCGCAGGGCACCCTGGCGGAAAAACTCCGTGCTGGCGGCGCCGGCATCCCGGCCTTCTTCACCGCCACCGGCTACGGCACCCCGGTCGCCGACGGTAAGGAAGTGCGCGAGTTCGACGGCCGCCACTACGTGATGGAGCGCGCCATCACCGGCGACTTCGCCATCGTCAAGGGCTGGAAGGCCGACCACTACGGCAACGTCATCTATCGCCACACCGCGCAGAACTTCAATCCGGTAGTCGCCACCGCAGGCCGCATCACGGTCGTCGAGGTGGAGGAGATCGTCGAGCCGGGTGAACTGGACCCGACCCAGATCCACACCCCGGCATCTACGTCGACCGCATCATCCAAGGCACCTTCGAGAAGCGCATCGAGAAGCGCACCGTTCGTTCCTGAGCCCACCGGACAAGAGAGACAAGAAGATGGCATTGACCCGCGAACAGATGGCTCAGCGCGTGGCGCGCGAGCTGCAGGACGGCTTCTACGTGAACCTGGGCATCGGCATCCCCACCCTGGTCGCCAACTATGTGCCCGAGGGCATGGAAGTGATGCTGCAATCGGAGAACGGCCTGCTCGGCATGGGCGCGTTCCCCACCGAAGACACGGTCGACGCCGACATGATCAACGCCGGCAAGCAGACCGTGACCGCCGTGAAGGGCGCGTCGATTTTCTCCTCTGCCGAATCCTTCGCGATGATCCGTGGCGGTCACGTCGACCTCACCGTGCTCGGTGCCTTCGAGGTGGACGTGCAGGGCAACATCGCCTCCTGGATGATCCCCGGCAAGCTGGTGAAGGGCATGGGCGGCGCCATGGACCTGGTGGCCGGCGCGGACAACATCATCGTGACCATGACCCACGCCTCCAAGGACGGCGAGTCCAAGCTGCTGGAGCGCTGCTCGCTGCCGCTGACCGGCGCGGGCTGCATCCGCAAGGTACTGACCGACCTGGCCTACCTGGAAATCGAGAACGGTGCCTTCATCCTGCGCGAGACCGCGCCGGGAGTGACTGTCGAAGAGATCGCCGAGAAGACCGCCGGCCGCCTCATCGTGCCGGACGATGTGAAGGAAATGACCTTCTGATCCCCTGTGTAGCAGCGCGCCATGCCCGCGATTCGCGCGCATGGCGCGCTCCTACAGGTAAAGCCAGCTTCGGAGTTCCCAGATGCAAGACGTAGTTATTGTCGCCGCCACCCGCACCGCCATCGGCGCCTTCCAGGGCAGCCTGGCGAACATTCCCGCCCATGAACTGGGCAGCCTGGTCATCCGCTCGCTGCTCGAACGCAGCGGCGTGAAGCCGGACCAGATCGACGAAGTCATCCTCGGCCAGGTGCTCACCGCCGGCGCCGGGCAGAACCCCGCGCGGCAGGCCGCCATCGGCGCTGGCCTGCCGGTTGAAGTGCCTTCGATGACCATCAACAAACTTTGTGGCTCGGGCCTGAAGGCGCTGTTCCTCGGCGTCCAGGCGATCCGTTGCGGCGACGCCGACGCCATCATTGCCGGCGGCCAGGAGAGCATGAGCCTCGCGCCCTACGTGCTGCCCAAGGCCCGTACCGGCCTGCGCATGGGCCACGCCGAGCTGCAGGACACCCTGCTGCGCGACGGCCTGATCGACGCCTTCAACGACTACCACATGGGCATCACCGCCGAGAACCTGGCCGAAAAGTTCGGTATCAGCCGCGAGGCGCAGGACGCCTTTGCCGCGCAGTCCCAGCTCAAAGCCGCCTCGGCCATCGAGGCCGGCCACTTCAAGGACGAGATCACCCCGGTGCTGATTCCCCAGCGCAAGGGCGAGCCGCTGTCCTTCGACACCGATGAGCAACCGCGCGCCGGCACTACCGCCGAATCCCTGGGCAAGCTCAAGCCTGCCTTCAAGAAGGACGGTACCGTCACCGCCGGCAACGCCTCCACCCTCAACGATGGCGCCGCCGCCGTCCTGCTGATGAGCGCCGAGCGCGCACGCAGTCTGAACCTCCCGGTTCTGGCGCGCATCCAAGCCTATGCGAGCAGCGGCGTCGACCCGTCGATCATGGGCATCGCCCCGGTAACCGCGACCCGCAGTTGCCTGGAAAAGGCCGGCTGGAGCCTCGACGACGTCGAGCTGATCGAGGCCAACGAAGCCTTCGCCGCGCAGGCCCTGTCGGTCGGCAAGGAGCTGGGCTGGAACGCCGAGAAGGTCAACGTCAATGGCGGCGCCGTCGCCCTTGGCCACCCGATCGGCGCCTCGGGCGCCCGTGTGCTGGTGACGCTGCTCCACGAAATGCTCCGCCGCGACGCGAAGAAGGGTCTGGCGACCCTGTGCATCGGCGGTGGTCAGGGCGTCGCCATGGCACTCGTGCGCGACTGAGGTCATCCGACCAACGATTGATTGGCGAGCGCCGGGCGGCATGTATCCATGTCGTACCGGTAGGCAGGATGGTGGGTGGGCACACCGACAGACGAACATCCTGCCGCGGTTTTCGGCGTCCCCGGCGCCGGCAAACCCTTGCGTCACCGCTCGGCCCCACGCAGGCCGGGCGGTTTTTCATTCCAGGACGGGTATTGCCACAAGCCCCGTTCGACGATGTGCCATTACAAGAACAACGAGGTAGACCATTATGAATTCCCACGCCCAAACCCCCGGCACAGTCGTTCAGGACAGCCGCTCGGCGCGCTTCGCCATGGCCTGTTCCAACTGGGCCGAGCGCTGGTTCCCCGACTCCTGGGTCTTCGCCGCGCTCGCGGTGCTGATCGTCAGCGTGGCCGCACTGGCCATCGGCGCACCGGCCACCGAAACCGCCAAGGCCTTCGGTGACGGCTTCTGGAGCCTGATCCCCTTCACCATGCAGATGGCCTTCGTGGTGATCGGCGGCTACGTGGTCGCCAGCTCCGGCCCGGCGTCCAAACTCATCGACCTGTTCGCCCGCGTGCCGAAGAACGGCCGCTCGGCAGTCGCCTGGGTCGCGGTCATTTCCATGGTCGCTTCGCTGCTCAACTGGGGCCTGTCGCTGGTGTTCGGCGGCCTGCTGGTGCGCGCCCTGGCGCGTCGCGAAGACCTGAAGATGGACTACCGCGCTGCCGGCGCTGCCGCCTACCTGGGCCTGGGCGCCGTGTGGGCGCTGGGTCTGTCGTCCTCCGCCGCGCAGCTGCAGGCCAACCCGGCGAGCCTGCCGCCGTCGATCCTGGCGATCACCGGCGTCATTCCCTTCACCGAGACCATCTTCCTCTGGCAGTCCGGCGTGATGCTGCTGGCCCTGGTGCTGGTATCGCTGGTCATCGCCTACATGACCGCACCCGGCGCGGCCAGCGCCCGTGACGCCAAGGCCTGCGGCGTGGACGTCAGCTTCACTCCGCCGAGTGCGCCGAAGGCGACCCGGCCGGGCGAATGGCTGGAGCACAGCCCGCTGCTGATCCTGATGCTGGTAGCCCTGGCCGCCGGCTGGCTGGTCCATGAATTCAGCACGAAGCCGGCGATCACCGCGATCTCCGGGCTGAACACCTACAACCTGCTGTTCCTCATGGTGGGCGCGCTGCTGCACTGGCGTCCGCGCAACTTCCTCGATGCCGTGGCCCGCGCGGTGCCGACCACTACCGGGGTACTGATCCAGTTCCCGCTGTACGGTTCCATCGCGGCGATCCTGACCACTGTGAAGGGCGGCGACGGCTCCACCATCGCCCACCACATCTCCACCTTCTTCGTGCAGATCGCTTCCCACGACACCTATGCGCTGCTGATGGGCGTGTACTCGGCGGTGCTGGGCTTCTTCATCCCGTCCGGCGGTGGCAAGTGGATCATCGAGGCGCCCTATGTGATGCAGGTAGCCAACGAGCTGCAGTACCACCTGGGCTGGGCGGTGCAGATCTACAACGCCGCCGAAGCGCTGCCGAACCTGATCAACCCGTTCTACATGCTGCCGCTGCTCGGCGTGCTGGGCCTGAAAGCCCGCGACCTGATCGGCTTCAGCTTCGTCCAGCTGCTCGTCCACGTGCCCCTGGTGCTGTTCCTGCTCTGGGCACTGGGCACCACCCTGCAGTACCTGCCGCCGGTCCAGCCGTAACCACGCATTCGGCCCCGAGGGCAAAAAGCCCGGATGTCTCGCGACATCCGGGCTTTTTCTTTCTTCCGGGTACTGTCAGCCCCTGCTGACTTCCACCGCGCCGAGCGCACGCACGTCCAGGTGCTCGCCGCTGAGCTGCGCGGCGTCCTGGTCGAACACTTCGCGCAGCCAGTCGCTGACCGCCTGGAAGCGACCGATGCGGCCGGCGTCGCGGTGAGCGAGCAGCCAGATTTCCCGCACCACCACCGCGCCGGAGAGGCGCACCAGGCCTTCGCGCTCGCCGAGGAAGCACGGCAGCAACGCCATGCCCAGGCCGCTTTCGCAGGCGTGGATCAGCGTGGTCACGCTGCTCGCGCGCAGGGCGAAGTTGGCATCCGGGACGAAGCGCCGCAGCCAGCACATCTCCGGGGTGTCATCGAGGTCTTCGCCGTAGCCCAGCCAGGGCTGCTGCGGCCATTGTTCAGGCGGCACCTGGGCGAAGGGCGTAGCGGCGTAGATGGCGAAACCGATGTCGGCGACCTTGCGCATCACCAGCGCGGCGTCCTCGGCCGGGCGCGCCAGGCGCAGGGCGAAGTCGGCCTCGCGGCGGGTGAAGGAGAGTGCGCGGTTCGCCGGGATCAGTTGCAGTTGCAGGTTGGGGTAGGTGCGCGCCAGTTGCGGCATGTGCTGCACCAGCCAGTGGCTGAACAGGAAGTCGACCGCGGTGATGCGCACCGAACCGCTGATGGCGCTGGCTTCGTTGCGCGTTTCCAGCAGCATGCTCTGCACGTCACCGAGGATGCGTTCGGCATAGCCGAGGAAGGCCGTGCCGGCATCAGTGGCCTTGTAGCCCGCGTTGTCGCGGATGAACAGGCGGGTCTGCAGTGCGCTTTCCGCCGCCACCAGGCGCCGGCTCATGGTCGAGGGGTCGACGCCCAGCGCGCGGCCGGCGGCGCTCATGCTGCCGTGGCGGGCGAGGGCGAGGAGGATCGGGATGTCGTTCCAGTCGAAGTTCATGGCGATCTCCTCATGTGCCTCAGAACTGCACGTCGGCGGCAGGGAGGACCCGTGCGCGCTTGCCGAAGCTGCTGATGCTGCCCAGCACTGCGTTGTGGTGTGCAGTGATCTGCGCGGCGCTGAGCACGGCATTGTCGACAGTGGAGTGGGCATCGCCCACCAGCGTCACCGCGTAGCCCTGGGCCAGGGCGCGGCGGGTGGTGGTGTCGACGCAGTAGTCGCTCTGCAGGCCGCAGATCACCAGGTGATCGATGCCGCGCGCTTGCAGCAGCTCGGCGAGCTCGGTGCGCAGGAAGGAGTCCGGGGTGGTCTTGCGCACCTGGAGGTCCGCAGGGGCGGTGAGCAGTCGCGATTCCAGCTGCCAGCCGGCGCTGCCATACTGCAGGTCATCGTCCTCGTGCTGCACCAGCAACACCGGCACGCCGGCCTCACGCGCCGCGCGACTCAGGCCATTGATGCGCTGCAGTACATTGTCGATGTCGAAACAGGCGCAGTCGCCGGTACACAGGTCGGACTGGACGTCGATGATCAGCAGGGCGGTGCTCATGGCGAGCGTATTCCTTTCAAGAGAATGGCGAAGGTCGAGTGGAGTCGGGAATGGTAGCCCGCCTGATGGCGTGGGCCAATGCCGGCAAGCGTTTGCTGCCAAAGCCGTATTTCCCTTTGCCGCGCCTTCGGCGATGGTGACGGCCATCAACCGGACCGGATGCCGATGAACAGCCTTCCCGCCAAGACCCTGACCCTCGCCAACGGCCTGCGCGCCACCGTCATCCAGGCTCCTGGCGCCAGCCGCGCCGCCGCGCTGTTGCGGATCGCCCGTGGCAGCCACGACGAGCCGGAAGCCTTCCCCGGCCTCGCGCACTTCATCGAGCACCTGCTGTTTCTCTGTGGCGAGCGCTTCGTCGAGGGCGAGCGCCTGATGCCCTGGGTGCAGGCCCGTGGCGGGCGGCTCAATGCCAGCACCCGGGCCCGGCAGACGGACTACTTCTTCGAGGTACCGGCCGCCGATCTGGGGGACGGGTTGGCGCGGCTGGTGGACATGCTGGCGCGGCCGCTGCTGGACGAAGCCGTGCAGGTCGCCGAACGCGAAGTGCTGGAAGCTGAATTTCTCGCCCGCGGCCGCGATCCCGATACCCTGATCGACGCCGCCCTGGCGTTGGCGGTGGCGCCGCAGCACCCGTTGGGGCGCTTCGTGGCCGGTCGCCGCGACAGCCTCAAGGTGGAAAACGCCGAGTTTCAGAAGGCGCTGCGTGACTTCATCCGCTCCTGTCAGGTGGGCGGGGCGCTGGAACTCTGGCTGCAGGGCCCGCAATCGCTGGAGGAGCTGGCGGCATTGGTCGAGCGCGAAGCCGCTGTGTTCCCGTCCAGAGCGCTGGTCGAATCCGCCAGTGCCGAATCCCTCCTGCCGCTGGTCGGTCAGGAGCTGAAGCTGCGCCTGCCCGGTGCGCCACGACTGGTGCTGACGTTTGCCCTGGAGAGCGTGGCGGGTGAGGGTGGTGCGTTGCTGGAGCAGTTGCAGGGCTGGCTGGCCGACGAGGCGCCCGGATCGCTGCTGGCCTGCCTGGGACAGAACGGGCTGGCCGACAGCGCCCGTGCGCGCCTGAGTCGTTTCGCCGGCGGCCAGGCGTTGCTGCGTTTCGATTTCGAACTCGCCGACGCCGCCACCTCCGATCTTGTCGAATCAGCCTTCCTTTCCTGGCTGGAGGCGCTGCGCAAATTGCCGGCGGATATCCTCGCCGCCGCTCCTGTCGATGAGCCCGCCGGCGCCCTGGAACAGCTGCAGCGCCGCGCGGGGAGCGCCAATCCCTCGGCATGGCTCGGCCAACTGGTAACACCGCGGATGATCCGCCTGCTGACCTGCGAGTCGGTGATCGGCGAGTCGCTGACCTCGGCCGGCTTTACCCTTGATATCGCCCGCAGTCCGCAGCGCACTATCGAACCGCTGCGGGGCGAGCCGTGGTCATTCTCGCCGCCGCAAGCGGCCGCGCATGCGGAGCCCGCCGCCCTATACCTGCGCTGGCGCTTCCTGCAGCCACCAAGCCGGCCGGCATTCCTTTGCGCCCGGCAGGCGCTGCGTCCGCTGGCTGGCGCAGCGCGGCACGAGGGCGCCAGCCTGCGCCTGGAGGCCATGGAAAGTGACTGGACGCTGATGCTGTCAGGGGCGAAGAACCACCTTGCCGAGCTGGCCGAGTGCGCGATCCACGCGCTTCAGCATCCCGCAGCGGCTGTGCTGGGGCAGGGCGCGCGCCTGCACGCTGCCGAACGCCGTCGCCGCGAAGGGGAAATGCCGATCCGCCAGTTGCTCGATCTGCTGCCACAGACCTTGGCCGGAGACAGCGAAGCTTCGCCGGACTGGTCCGCCGCCCATTGGGATGACCTGACCCGCGGCATCGAGCTGCCGGACACCCTGGCCGGCTACTCGACCACCAGCGCGCTGCCGCCGCGCAGCGGCCCGGCCGGTCGGCACCGCCAGGTGCTGGAGCTGCCGGGCGAGGCGGCGCTGTTGCTGTTCTGCCCGCTGGCGTCGCGCTCGGCGGCGGACGAAGCCGCGTGGCGCTTGCTAGCCCGTGTGCTGGAGCCAGCCTTCTTCCACTGGCTGCGCGGTGAGCGGCAACTGGCCTATGCGCTGTACTGCGGTTTCCGCCAGGTGGGCATGCGCCGCGGCATCCTCTTTGCCGTGCAGTCGCCGCTGCTGTCGGCAGTTGAGCTGCAGGCCGAGGTCGACAGCTTCCTCTACCGCCAGGGCGAAGCCCTGCTGCGGATCGATCCGCAGCGTGTCGACAGCCTGCGTGCTCCGCTGGCCGCCGAGCTGGCGCGCGCGCCGGGCGACTTCAGCGAGCGCCTGCAGCAGGACTGGAGCGACCAGTTGGCCGGTGTCGGGCCGTCGCACCGCGAGGCCATGGTCCAGGCGCTCGGCAACCTCTGCGCCACCGAGCTGCGCGCCGCGCATTCAGCGCTCAGCTCCGCCCAGGGCGGTCACTGGCTGCTGCTCAGCCACGCCTGATCCTCCTGCTTTCGATCCGGGGTGCCGTCCGCAAGGCGGTGCCGCGCCCGACTTTTGCCTTACGTCCGGTGGGCTGGTCCAAGGTAGCTGGCCGGCGGTCGCGACTACCCGCGACCATCGCCGCGCGCCCGAGGTAGCGGTGGTCGCAGAGCCTTGCGCAGTGCTCCCGCAGGACGCCTGCAAGGCCCGTGGAACCGGCGCCAAAGCAGCGTATGGCAAGGCCGCGAGCGTTTCGATAATCGCCTCCGACACGACTGAGCCGCAGTCGATCCCCCACCCGGAGAGCGCCATGAACAAGAACAAGATCGCCGTCCGCCGCCAGCTGCTGCCGCTGGCATTGTCCACCCTGGCCCTGTCTTCAGTGTCGAGCGGGGCCAGCGCCGACATCATGCTGTACGACAAGGACGACACGACCTTTTCCACCGACGGCTACTTCAATGCCTTCTATGTGAACAGCGACGTCGACCGCAACGGCGAAACCTACGACCGCCGCCAGTCGCGGGTGAAGATGGGCTTCCTGCCCAACTACATCGGCTTCAACTTCGGCAAGAAGATCGACGGCCTGACCCTCACCGGGCGCTCCTCGTTCTGGGTGACCATCAACGACAGCGAGCAGGACGGCACCGACACCGCCATCGACGTCCGCCAGTTCTACGGCAACGTCGCCGGCGACTGGGGCGAGGTGCTGATCGGCAAGGACTTCGGCCTGTTCTCGCGTTCCAACATCTTCCTCGACGAACTGCTCGCCGGCTTCGGCAACGCCAGCGATACCCTCGGTCTGGTGGATGGCAAGGGCGTGTCCTTCGGCAACATCGGCACCGGCTACCCGTACCCGTTCCCGACCTCGCAGATCACCTACCGCAACAACAACCTGGTGGAAGGCTTGCACATCGCGGTGGGCATCATGGACCCGATCGACACCAACCAGATCGACAAGGACGCCAGCGACGGCCTCGACGACAAGGCCTACCAAGACAATCCGCGCTACGAGAGCGAGATCAGCTATCAGTTCGACGTCGGCGGGGCGAAGATCTACAGCTGGGTCAACGGCGCCTACCAGACCTCGAAGAACACCAATGACGAAGTCGACAGCGTGACCAGCAAGGGCCTGGGCTATGGCATCCAGGCGAAGATGGGCGGCTTCTCGCTCACGGGGTCGGGCTTTACCGCCAAGGGCATCAACCCGTTCTTCACCAACAACGCGGGTGAAGCCGCGCTGCGTGAAGTGGACAGCCGCGGCGTGCTGTTGCAGGGCTCCTACAGCTGGGGCAAGAACCGTGTGGCGCTGTCCACCGGCGAGACCCGCGACGACGGCAACGGCCTGGGCAGCGCGGCGGATTACTCCACCCAGGGCATCGCCTACTTCCGCACCATCAACGACAACCTGAAGCTGGTGGCCGAGTACAACGTCTACGAGATCGACGGCCGCAAGGGCTCCACCGTCAGCGAAGACACCGACACCTTCGCGGTGGGCGCCGTCCTCAACTGGTAATCCCCCAACTCCTTTGGCTCCATTTCGGCGGGTCGGCACTGCGTGTCGCCCGCCTTTTTTCTTGCTCTCAAGGAAGGTTCGTGATGATCGGAATGTGGAGCGCGCACGCGCAGAGTTACTTGCTGGTTCTGTCCGTCGCCACGACCCTGGTGTTCGCCTTGCCCATCTTCCTGGTGCCGCTGTTGTGGGCGCGGGTGATGCAGTGGCAGTTACCGGAGCACACCGATCTGGCGGTGTATTTCGGGCGTTGCCTGGGGGCGTTCATTCTTATCGTCGAAGGGCTGATGCTGCGTGCCGCGCTGACCGGGGAGGCGCTGGTGACTACCTTCGAGGTTCTGGCGGCGGTGGCGGGGTTAATGGTGGTGGTGCATGTCTATGGCGCGCTGCGCAGGATTCAGCCGTGGACGGAGACGCTGGAGACGGGCTTCTATACCGGGATGCTGCTGTTGACGCTGCTGTTCTGGCCGACTGCCTGACGCCCTGCGAACTGACGGCATCAACCTGTAGGGGCGCCCCACGGGCGCGGTCGCGGGCATGGCCCGCTCCTACAAATATCCCGCTACTTTCGGATAGCCCCGCCACGACCCAAGTAGCATGGGGCGCGCTCCGGCTGCTTCGTAGAATGCCAACGTCGATATCCTGACTGGGCGTACGCCATGCACGAAACACAAGGAGTCGTTCGCGGCATGTCCAGCGCCCGCGACGTCGAGGCGGTTGCCCAGGACCTGGCGCGCCAACTGATCCACCCCAACCTCGGCTTCGTGCTGTTCTTCTGTTCCGCCGAATACGACCTGCCGGCGCTGGCCGCCGCGCTGGAGCAGTACTTCGGCGGCATCGACCTGGCCGGCTGCACCACCGCCGGGGAGATCACCCCGCAGGGCTATGGGCGTGGCTGCGTCACCGCCGTCGGCTTCGATTTGCGCAGCTTCGCCATCTCCTGCGCGCTGGTGGACGAGATGGAGCGCTTCAGCCTGATCGATGCGCAGCAGATGGTCGAGTCGCTGGTGGCGGACTGCCGCAGCGCCGGGCTGGCGCCGATCAAAGACCACAGCTTCGCCCTGACCCTGCTCGACGGCCTGTCCAGCCGCGAGGAAGTGGTGCTCGCCGCGCTCAGTGCCGCGCTGGGCGCCATTCCGCATTTCGGCGGCTCGGCCGGCGACGACAACCACCTGACCCACACCCACGTCTATTACCAGGGCCAGTTCCACACCGGCGCGGCGGTGGTGGTGCTGTTCAACACCTGGCTGGACTTCGAGGTGTTCACCACCCACCACGTGCTGCCCAGCGAGGAGAAACTGGTGGTCACCCGCGCCGACAGCGACAGCCGCCGCGTGCTGGAGCTCAACGCCGAGCCGGCCGCGCTGGAATTCGCCCGGCTGGTCGGGGTGCCGCTGGAGCAGCTGGATTTCTCGCTGTTCCCCGCGCATCCGCTGGCGGTGCGGGTACGCGAGCAGTACTACGTGCGCTCGATCCAGCAGGTCAACGACGACCTCAGCCTGACCTTCTACTGCGCGGTGGAGAACGGCATCGTCCTCACCGCCATGAGCACCGGCCCGCTGCTGCCCGGGCTGCAGGCGCAGTTCCAGCGTCTGCATGAGCGCCTCGGCCCGCCGCTGCTGACCATCGGCTGCGACTGTTTCCTGCGCCGGCTCGAGCTGGAGGTGGCCGGCGATACCGAGCCCACCGCCGAGTTTCTGCGCAGCCAGCAGGTGATCGGCTTCAACACCTACGGGGAACAATTCAATGGCATGCATATCAACCAGACCTTCACCGGTGTCGCCATTGGCCGTCCTCGGGGCAACGCCGGACGCTGAGCTGCGCGCGCGCATCGCCGAGCTGGAGCGCGACAACCACAAGCTGCAGCGGATCAATGCGGCACTGATCGAGCGCGTCGAATCGGCCACCTCGCGCGGCGACAACGCCTATGGCGCCTTCCAGCACTCGGTCGTGCTGGCCGAGCAGGTTCGCGAGCGCACCGATGCGCTGAGCGAGGCGATGGTCGAGCTGAAGTCCAGCAACCAGCTGCTCAGCGACGCCCGCCTGCGCGCCGAGACTGCGCACCAGTACCTGCTCGATGCCATCGAGAGCATCTCCGATGCCTTCGTGCTGTTCGACCCGCAGCAGCGCATCGTCCTCTATAACGAAAGGTTCCGGGCCTTCTGGGCGCAGACCCGCGCCCGCGTTGGCGCGGGAACGCGGCTCGCCGAGGTGCGCCGGCTGGCGCAGAGCAGCGGGCTGATCGTCGAGGAGCAACGCAGCAGCGATGACGAGCACACCCTTTATCGCCTGCGCAACGACCGCTGGGTGCGGGTCACCGAGCGACCGACCCGCGACGGCGGGCTGGTGGTGCTCTACAGCGATATCACCGAGATCAAGCAGAACGAGATGGCCCGCCGCGAGCAGGCGGTGGCGCAGAAGTCGCACTTGCTGCAACGCG
This region includes:
- a CDS encoding porin; this translates as MNKNKIAVRRQLLPLALSTLALSSVSSGASADIMLYDKDDTTFSTDGYFNAFYVNSDVDRNGETYDRRQSRVKMGFLPNYIGFNFGKKIDGLTLTGRSSFWVTINDSEQDGTDTAIDVRQFYGNVAGDWGEVLIGKDFGLFSRSNIFLDELLAGFGNASDTLGLVDGKGVSFGNIGTGYPYPFPTSQITYRNNNLVEGLHIAVGIMDPIDTNQIDKDASDGLDDKAYQDNPRYESEISYQFDVGGAKIYSWVNGAYQTSKNTNDEVDSVTSKGLGYGIQAKMGGFSLTGSGFTAKGINPFFTNNAGEAALREVDSRGVLLQGSYSWGKNRVALSTGETRDDGNGLGSAADYSTQGIAYFRTINDNLKLVAEYNVYEIDGRKGSTVSEDTDTFAVGAVLNW
- the nosP gene encoding nitric oxide-sensing protein NosP, whose product is MHETQGVVRGMSSARDVEAVAQDLARQLIHPNLGFVLFFCSAEYDLPALAAALEQYFGGIDLAGCTTAGEITPQGYGRGCVTAVGFDLRSFAISCALVDEMERFSLIDAQQMVESLVADCRSAGLAPIKDHSFALTLLDGLSSREEVVLAALSAALGAIPHFGGSAGDDNHLTHTHVYYQGQFHTGAAVVVLFNTWLDFEVFTTHHVLPSEEKLVVTRADSDSRRVLELNAEPAALEFARLVGVPLEQLDFSLFPAHPLAVRVREQYYVRSIQQVNDDLSLTFYCAVENGIVLTAMSTGPLLPGLQAQFQRLHERLGPPLLTIGCDCFLRRLELEVAGDTEPTAEFLRSQQVIGFNTYGEQFNGMHINQTFTGVAIGRPRGNAGR
- the pqqF gene encoding pyrroloquinoline quinone biosynthesis protein PqqF is translated as MNSLPAKTLTLANGLRATVIQAPGASRAAALLRIARGSHDEPEAFPGLAHFIEHLLFLCGERFVEGERLMPWVQARGGRLNASTRARQTDYFFEVPAADLGDGLARLVDMLARPLLDEAVQVAEREVLEAEFLARGRDPDTLIDAALALAVAPQHPLGRFVAGRRDSLKVENAEFQKALRDFIRSCQVGGALELWLQGPQSLEELAALVEREAAVFPSRALVESASAESLLPLVGQELKLRLPGAPRLVLTFALESVAGEGGALLEQLQGWLADEAPGSLLACLGQNGLADSARARLSRFAGGQALLRFDFELADAATSDLVESAFLSWLEALRKLPADILAAAPVDEPAGALEQLQRRAGSANPSAWLGQLVTPRMIRLLTCESVIGESLTSAGFTLDIARSPQRTIEPLRGEPWSFSPPQAAAHAEPAALYLRWRFLQPPSRPAFLCARQALRPLAGAARHEGASLRLEAMESDWTLMLSGAKNHLAELAECAIHALQHPAAAVLGQGARLHAAERRRREGEMPIRQLLDLLPQTLAGDSEASPDWSAAHWDDLTRGIELPDTLAGYSTTSALPPRSGPAGRHRQVLELPGEAALLLFCPLASRSAADEAAWRLLARVLEPAFFHWLRGERQLAYALYCGFRQVGMRRGILFAVQSPLLSAVELQAEVDSFLYRQGEALLRIDPQRVDSLRAPLAAELARAPGDFSERLQQDWSDQLAGVGPSHREAMVQALGNLCATELRAAHSALSSAQGGHWLLLSHA